From a region of the Alnus glutinosa chromosome 1, dhAlnGlut1.1, whole genome shotgun sequence genome:
- the LOC133859674 gene encoding DELLA protein RGL2-like — MANVRRLLSAEEVMREAEARFIRFSSQNCIDDHQFHSMPNHVFSSAPFGLSCQETKDVELACLLLASAEKVSKQEFDEGSRLLKLCDFLSSRTGTSVQRTVHYFAKALQERIDRQTGRTAVKGLNSNEEHASHHEEKEYGNPTLISCYLQLPFSQVTQFAGIQAMVESVASAKKIHYIDLAIRNGLQSIVLMQALATREEFPVEILKITAVGTTSGNKIEETGNRLARFAETLNLPFSFKTVMVRDIKDLNKDMFETEADEVVAVNSRFLLNNMITKPVCLESLIKVLRDLNPCVMVISEVEADHNSPTFLGRFQEALLFYSAFFESLEVCMDQNNRMTLEAAYSGQEILNIVATEGEDRVFRRMKIDAWRVFFERFGMVEQELSTSSLYQAQLLVKNFACGSSCTLDMNGKCLTVGWKGRPILSLSSWKFHQGKSQKRICSMLSESLVS; from the coding sequence ATGGCAAATGTCCGTAGATTATTATCCGCTGAGGAAGTCATGAGAGAAGCGGAAGCAAGGTTCATTCGTTTCTCTTCCCAAAACTGTATTGATGATCATCAATTTCACTCCATGCCTAACCATGTTTTCAGCAGTGCTCCGTTTGGTCTCTCCTGCCAAGAAACCAAAGATGTCGAACTTGCATGTCTTCTTTTAGCTTCAGCCGAGAAGGTTTCCAAGCAAGAGTTTGATGAAGGAAGCAGACTGCTAAAGCTATGTGATTTCTTGTCCTCCAGGACAGGAACTTCGGTTCAAAGAACCGTTCATTATTTTGCCAAAGCTCTCCAAGAGAGGATTGATAGACAAACGGGGAGAACTGCAGTGAAAGGCTTAAACAGTAATGAAGAACATGCATCTCATCATGAAGAGAAGGAGTATGGAAATCCTACTCTCATCTCATGTTATCTTCAGCTTCCCTTCAGTCAAGTTACTCAATTTGCAGGAATCCAGGCAATGGTAGAAAGTGTGGCTTCTGCCAAAAAGATTCACTACATTGACCTTGCAATCAGAAATGGTTTACAGAGTATAGTGTTGATGCAAGCTCTTGCCACTCGTGAGGAATTCCCAGTTGAGATTCTTAAAATAACCGCTGTTGGAACAACTTCAGGAAACAAAATTGAGGAGACAGGTAACAGACTTGCCCGTTTTGCAGAGACTTTAAACTTGCCATTTTCATTCAAAACAGTTATGGTGAGAGACATCAAAGATCTAAACAAAGACATGTTTGAGACAGAGGCTGATGAAGTTGTTGCTGTCAATTCCCGGTTTCTGCTCAATAATATGATAACGAAGCCTGTTTGCCTGGAATCACTGATCAAAGTGCTTAGAGATCTCAATCCATGTGTGATGGTGATCTCAGAAGTTGAAGCAGATCACAATTCACCAACTTTCTTGGGCCGTTTCCAGGAAGCACTGTTGTTCTACAGTGCTTTTTTTGAAAGCCTTGAAGTTTGTATGGATCAAAATAATAGGATGACATTGGAAGCGGCATACTCGGGTCAGGAGATACTAAACATTGTTGCAACGGAGGGTGAGGATAGAGTTTTCAGGCGCATGAAGATTGATGCTTGGAGGGTCTTTTTTGAAAGATTTGGTATGGTGGAACAAGAGCTTAGCACGTCTTCTTTGTATCAGGCGCAATTGTTGGTGAAGAACTTTGCTTGTGGGAGCTCTTGCACACTCGATATGAATGGGAAATGCCTAACTGTTGGGTGGAAGGGAAGGCCAATTCTTTCGCTTTCATCCTGGAAGTTCCACCAAGGAAAGTCCCAGAAAAGGATTTGCAGTATGCTCTCTGAATCTCTTGTTTCATAA
- the LOC133859682 gene encoding DELLA protein RGL2-like: MGIVRRLSAEEVMKVAKAMLIQNCVDPSLPKHVFGLSHQETTDVELACLLLASAEKVAKQEHDEGSRLLNLCDFLSSRTGSSVQRTVHYFTKALQERIAREAGRNEEEGYRHSEETMAYGNPTIISCFLNLPFSQVTQFAGIQTIVESVTSVKRVHYIDLAIRSGTQCIVLMQALATSHECPIELLKITAVGTSSKQKMEETGKGLARFAEALNLPFSFQIILVRDIQDLNKDMFQTQADEVVAIYSPVLLNHMIRKPSRLESLLKVVRKLNPCVMVVIEADTDHNSPNFLGRFNDALLSYSAYFECLEVCMDRSDPNRMTMEDTYLSRQIRNIVATEGEDRVFRRMKIEAWRNLFAGFSMVEQELSMSSLYQAELLVKSFACGSSCTLDRNGKCLTIGWKGRSFLSVSAWKFHQEEA, encoded by the coding sequence ATGGGTATAGTCCGTAGATTATCAGCTGAAGAAGTCATGAAAGTAGCGAAAGCAATGTTAATCCAAAATTGTGTTGATCCCTCCTTGCCAAAACATGTTTTTGGCCTCTCCCACCAAGAAACCACAGATGTGGAGCTAGCATGTCTTCTTCTAGCTTCCGCAGAGAAGGTTGCCAAGCAAGAACATGATGAAGGGAGCAGATTGCTAAACCTCTGTGATTTCTTGTCCTCCAGGACAGGAAGTTCAGTTCAAAGAACCGTTCATTATTTTACCAAAGCTCTCCAAGAGAGGATTGCTAGAGAAGCTGGGAGAAATGAAGAAGAGGGATACCGTCATTCAGAAGAGACAATGGCGTACGGGAATCCTACTATCATTTCATGTTTCCTTAACCTTCCCTTTAGCCAAGTTACTCAATTTGCAGGAATCCAAACAATTGTAGAGAGTGTGACTTCCGTGAAAAGGGTCCACTACATTGACCTTGCAATCAGAAGTGGTACTCAGTGCATAGTGTTGATGCAAGCCCTTGCAACTAGCCATGAATGCCCTATCGAGCTTCTTAAAATAACTGCGGTTGGAACATCATCAAAACAGAAAATGGAGGAGACAGGGAAAGGACTCGCCCGTTTTGCTGAGGCTTTAAACTTACCCTTTTCATTCCAAATAATTTTGGTGAGAGACATCCAAGATCTCAACAAAGATATGTTCCAGACACAGGCTGATGAAGTTGTTGCCATCTATTCCCCTGTTCTGCTAAATCATATGATAAGGAAACCTTCTCGCTTGGAATCTCTGCTGAAAGTGGTTAGAAAGCTCAACCCATGTGTCATGGTGGTGATCGAAGCAGACACAGATCACAATTCACCAAATTTCTTAGGCCGTTTCAATGATGCGCTCTTATCCTACAGTGCATATTTCGAATGCCTTGAAGTTTGCATGGATCGGAGTGATCCCAATAGGATGACAATGGAAGATACATACCTGAGTCGGCAGATAAGAAACATTGTTGCGACAGAGGGTGAGGACAGAGTTTTCAGGCGCATGAAGATTGAGGCTTGGAGGAACCTTTTCGCAGGATTTAGTATGGTCGAACAAGAGCTTAGCATGTCATCTTTGTATCAGGCAGAACTTCTGGTGAAAAGCTTTGCTTGTGGGAGCTCTTGCACGCTTGATAGGAATGGAAAATGCCTGACTATTGGGTGGAAAGGAAGGTCATTTCTTTCAGTTTCGGCTTGGAAATTCCACCAAGAAGAAGCCTAG
- the LOC133879884 gene encoding probable bifunctional TENA-E protein: MEGKTREEVEKSGMIDTWLRKHRLIYTGATRHPLILSIRDGTVDLSAYKRWLGQDYIFVRAFVPFVAIVLIKAWKESDDAADMEVMLSGMASLNDEIAWFKSEAPKWGVQLSDIVPQKANQEYCRFLESLMSPDVEYTVAITAFWAIEAVYQTSFAVCLEDGSKTPAELRETCQRWGNDGFGQYCNSLKKIANRRLEKASDDVLTAAEVALLRVLEHEVDFWNMSRSDA, encoded by the exons ATGGAGGGGAAGACGAGGGAAGAGGTGGAGAAGAGCGGGATGATCGACACGTGGTTGAGGAAGCACCGACTGATTTACACCGGAGCTACCAGACACCCTTTGATCCTCAGCATTCGAGATGGGACCGTTGATCTCTCCGCCTACAAAAGATGGCTG GGACAGGATTACATATTTGTTAGAGCGTTTGTCCCATTTGTAGCAATTGTATTGATTAAAGCTTGGAAGGAGTCCGATGATGCTGCGGATATGGAAGTCATGTTGAGTGGTATGGCATCTCTAAATGATGAGATTGCGTGGTTTAAGAGTGAAGCTCCCAAGTGGGGTGTTCAACTGTCTGACATTGTCCCTCAGAAGGCAAATCAAGAATATTGCCG ATTTCTGGAGAGTTTGATGAGCCCGGATGTCGAATATACTGTAGCTATCACGGCGTTTTGGGCCATTGAAGCCGTCTATCAAACAAGCTTTGCAGTTTGCCTGGAGGACGGCTCCAAGACCCCAGCAGAACTGAGGGAGACTTGCCAAAGATGGGGCAATGATGGTTTTGGTCAGTACTGTAATTCTCTAAAGAAAATTGCTAATCGGCGTCTAGAGAAGGCATCCGATGATGTGCTCACGGCAGCTGAAGTAGCATTACTACGTGTTTTGGAACATGAGGTtgatttttggaatatgagccGCAGTGATGCCTGA